CCTtctcccaggctgagcaggagtgTAGGAGggtgagaggaggagggagcactGGCTGAGCAGAGTCTGGCACAGCTGTGGAAGGAGGTGGGAGCAGTTTTCTGGAAGCTGTGACCAAGCCAAGGCCGTGCCAGACTGGGGCATGTTTCAAGGGGACGTTTCAGTGCAGAAAGAGAGAGCAGAACAAAAAGCCCTGGAGATACCTGACCCAACAAGATGCAGCTTTTCTGACAGGATGCTGGTGGAAGGCTTGTCCTCAGGCATTCATTAACAAACTTTGGATCCCCTGGGGAAGGCTTCTTTATTCCCCCTCTTAGAGGCCTTCAAGTAGGAGTGACAAATGCTCctctgtgaagaaaattcaaatattaaatatttttagcagcTCCACTGCTTTCTGCTCTTATAGCCTGAAAAGACAGTCTTTGGAGGGACCGAGGAAACAAAGGAGAGTCACTTTTTTGGTGAGCTGagctaaagagaaaagaaaaactaactATAGTTGTTGCTAGCCCAGCTCATGAGATTTGAAAAAGAGGTTTGTTTTTGTCAAGAAACACTTCAGGAAGTGCAGGAAAAGCACTTAAACCAGACAGATTTTAATGGATGAGATCTGCAATGGGATTTCTATAGGACTGCATTGCTAATGTCCAGTACTCTCTGGAAGGTTTTCTGAGAGGGACAAAAGAAGGAGTGACTACATGGCTTCCCATCCTGTTTGGTtaaaatggagaggaaaaggctcTATTATTCATTAAACTAATTCACACAGTGACAGAACTGTGTCAGTACTGGTTCACCTTGGTGCTTAGAGCACTGCAAGGGTTAATCTGCTCAGGGatcagcccagcactgggcttcccaggaaaataataaatgaacacatcttttttcctttctgtctgcaGACATGACAAAGCTTTCAGGATGCCAAAAAGGTATGTTTAACAGCAAAAGCTTCTTGTCCTTGTACCCTGTGATCAGTGCTCTCCTGTCCTGCTATTAGGAGAAGCAGAGTGCTACTGCTGGTGACATCCCAGCAGGCACGGCTCCAGAGGCGAGGTCAGCGCTCCTGGGGCTTTCCACTCCTTGGAAAAATCTCCATTTGCTTGTGAGATCAATTTAACCTGCATTAATGAATAGTAACACTGTCTCAGTAGCTGTTCTTGGGCAGGTGCCTGGCTCTAACCCATACAGtagctttatatatatatttatatatatatataataattctatatgtgtctctgtgtgtgtgcgtgtatgtgtgtatatatatatgtgtatatatgtgtgtgtgtgtgtgtgtgtgtgtgtgtgtgtgtgtgtgtgtgtaagatTAATCAAGCTTGTCTTATCAGAGGAGCAATAAGGAAAAGAGCCCATCCATGAAATAAACTCGTCTTTTCAAAagatagaaaattttaaatacatttatcaaaattaaaataattttattgccttctacttctttttaaaatctgaccTTTGTACACTATTGCTTCTGGATGGTTTGGATAAGCACCTTCTGACATCAGCGactgcagctgattttttttgttcttttttctggtAATTGGACATGGAAATATGCAAAATAGCCTCCAGAAATTAGGTACTCTAATGAGTAAAGAGcagttttgttcatttttatagTAAAGACTTCATCTATGAAAACAAACTTGATAAGGCAAttgtaaattgaaaaaaaaaaagcaaaataacaaaaaaatcaaaagtcaTGTGAAAAGCTGCTTGAAGTGCTTGTAATGACTTCTAATTCTGAAACAGCTGCGGTGGAGTCCCAGGCAAAAGGGCAAGCAAGGAGAAACATTCCATCTCAAATAAAGTTCATAACTATTTCACTTGCCTTCACAAATATTTGTCAGCTAGTTTTGAACAAAGAATTTCTTATATTTCAGAAGTACATCAGAACACAAAAGAACTAGCCTGCCAAACCAGAGCAGGAACCATTCTGCTGTCTTACATCTCAACTGATATTTCTGAGAAAGACAAAGATCTTGACACAGTAAAACTTGCACTCGTAAAAAATGTGGCAGAGTAACTTTCATAGATCATCCTATATGTGAGACAGTTTGtctcaaaggaaaaagagaactTGGATAGAAAATTTTACACAAGCTCCTTAAGAACAAAAGTAACTGACAAATAATACTCGGGCCAGAGTaagctgcttccctggaaggGTTTTGATGTCATCAAAATGTTGTGATAGATCATTAAAATTGAATGTATTCTAGTGAATATGTATGAATTTAGAGCAGTGTCTAAATACACTAATTTAGACCAATGACAGTGGGCTTGCTTGGGTCAGTTACCTTCAAGGACTCTTCAGAATTATCCAAAGATTTCTCAGGGTCCAGTTTGGAAATCTGTAGCCTAAACTGTTGCAGCCACCAGCTGACATTGCACAATCTGGAGGAAATTAAGAGGCTCTTTCTAAATGCAATCTTTGAACTTAAATGTTTAAAGCTTCATTTTGCTTGAGGATACAAGAgtctggtttttattatttctgattGAAAGCTGGAAAACGCAGAGAGGCAAAATGTAATTACCCAAGTTAATTAGAGCTGCTGCAAAAATCCAGTTAGAGGTGTAATATGTTCATTAATAGCTGCACTAGAGCCTCCAAGCTTCACAGTAAATAACTGTGCAAACCAGAGAccctggttttttccttccagttaCTCACAGCTCACTGGCTCAACAGCAGGTTTTGTGCTCAGAGCAGAAGCATCTTTACCAGctgcattttttctcctcctgttgACTGCAGTTACTCGCAGCTGATCGCAGAGTGGCCGCTGGCcgtgctggtgctgtgctccGTGGCAGCAGCAATCTGCACCGTGGCTGGGCTGCTGGTTGGGAACCTGCCTGACTTTTCAGAGCCCCTAATGGTAAGTGTCTACAGCTCAGGGATCAATAGGAATGTAAGGAAAATCCACGCCCAACCAGTGATATCAATCATCCTTCCAAGACGAGCAGAATGTGCCAgtcctgcacagctgccccTGACACACAGGAAGAACACAGCCCATGCTCATCCCTCAGCCGTGCTGTGCATTCCCACCAGTGCTCTCACTCCACTGTGGAGACACTGCCAACACAAACTGGGATTGCTCCCTTTGCTCCCTTTCCAAGGTTGGAAGGCTGGGATTGCCCACAGTGAATAGCTGGGCTTGGCAGAGACTGGATAGAGGAGCTGGCTTTGGCTCCTACAGTCTGTGCATGAGGCTTTTGGAGAGCATGCCCTGTTCTGAGCACTATGCACATGGAATGTTTTCCATGAGGAATGCCACATTCCCTAAAATCATCCCTGCCTTTGGCTCATGGAGGAATCTTGAGAAAATAAGAATACACTAGAGTTTGtccacaaaaaggaaaattagtGCCATTTCTGTAAGGAACTACTACACTTAAAAAGGATCAATTCTTAGTAGATCAGGGAGAGGTAATTGTAGCCATTCTtgatgggaagggaaagagaagtggaaaggaaagggaaagggaaagggaaagggaaagggaaagggaaagggaaagggaaagggaaagggaaagggaaagggaaagggaaagggaaaaggttCATATTTTTTGTCTTATCTCTGGGATGCAGTATTTCCAGGGAAAGTTCAATTTGTGTATCTCTCCAAGATGCAGTAATAGTCTCATACAGTTTCCATGTGTTGGAGGAGGCCTAAGGACAGCTGAGCTGAAGTGGAGCTGTGACAAAgcctttttccttggtgcaggGTTTCGAGCCACGGGACACTGACATTGGCAGGAAGCTCATTGTGTGGAGGAATATCGAGAGCCATACAGGCTACAAGAAGaccctttccctttctccctaCGCCAAGAAGAAAAGGTATTTGGGCttggtttgggggatttgaggaaCATGTTGGTTATAAAGTCACATATTCAATATTCCAAAATATCTATGTGAATTCCATACATCCTATGCTTAAAAGCAACTGAGGCATTGGAGACTTTGAAGTCCTTGTGCCTGCAATAGATTTAGGCTCCCTATTGCTATGTCTGGCACCAGAGCCTTGTCAGTTTATGTAACTCCCAGCCAGACACTCTCTTGTTAATAATGAAAGTTATTAATAACAATCTGTCCTCTTGCTAGCTATGATGACCTCGGCATTGGCCGAGGACAGAAGGCTGCTCACAGAGAACAAGCAGCGAGGACACGGAGAATGGTGGAAACCAGCTATGGAGCAGATGGATTCTTCTGTGGTCCCCCAGGTGACTGCAATCTTGATGAGGCAGTAAATACTGCGCACTCAGAACTCAATTGACAGAACTGTCAGAGCTCAGGACACAGGGAATACTCTGAATTTGCTCTAAGCAAGCAGTGTGTGCAATTCCACTTGTGAGAGCTCTGACAGTGCCCTCCCAGCACTTCATACTTCAGTGGTCACAAAAGCCTGGTTCAGAAATTCTGAAGAGCTGTTTCTCCTTCTTTACTCTTTGCCATATTTGTTGTTTTCCCTTTAGAAATATACCTTGCAAACACATATTAAAGGATCAATATTTTCACCATTTACCCATATCAAAAGTGAATACTCTGAAAAAACAGCGTATGCCCTGCTTGCTGTCTGCTCCCTTCCCTTgtctgctccctctccctctctgttccttccttcttttcttcttgaaaaatgTACATGGCAGTAAAatctggagagaaaaacagaaaactccAACACCCCCCAGATTTGTCCCAAAATGGGCACTAGTAAGTAGAAAGAAGAACAGCATTaagatatttttgttctcttcccTGCCTTCTATCCACCTCTGGATACAAGTCACACACCAAACCCACAGCTCCTTGGGGGTTTTTGGCTGAGCTCAAGCTCCTCCTTTGTTCAGGGATGCAGAACCAGATGCCAGCAGTCACTAAAGGCAAGCTGAcatttgattttgaaaatgcCTTGATGCTGCTGACCTATTTCAAGGGGCAGGGGTGAGGTCACACAAGGCACATGCTCTCTACTGTCTTGTGACCTGTTTCCCTCCAGTGAGCCTCCAGAGCAGTCCTATGGACagagatatatatttattttttgtgtgaaGACAGAGTCTACTCCAAACAGCCTGGCTGATTCATCTTCATTACctcattttatgtttttttttcttcttctttatttcagaaaagagcTATTCCCAGCTGGTATTTATGTCCACAACTGCTGGGAGCTTATGGAACTTGCAAGCAATTCAGTCTATGTGTCAAATGGAACAAGACAAGGTCAGTGATGGCAGGAAGAACACATGTACAGGCTGTCTCTTTTCTGTCTGCTGCAATCTATGATGTCTTGGTGAGAGGATGCCAGACAAAAAACAGGCTATGCAACAGGTTTCACCTGGAGGATTCCAAAACATTTCACCTACTTGGCAATACAGGGATGATCCCACCTGCCAGTTGCAAATTAAACAAGAATAAATGGAGATTGAACAGGAGCTGGTCCAGAAGCCAAAGGTGTCCATCAGAAGCTGCTGTGGATTTTGGGCAGCAGAACATAATTAGAGAAATTGAGCTACCAGCCTGGAGACTGGTGGCAAGTTTTACAAGTGGGAAGTTTAATTGGATGAGCTGTATTTGCTATAGGAGCCAAAATTTCAAATCTGCagttataaaatataaataatggaTAGGATTTAATTTTTGCAAAAGGCTACCAACTTTCCAAAACTTTGGTGTTTGGGATTTGTCCCTGGGAGGATGGCCAGGGATGAGTGGTACACCTTGGAtaaaggggaaagaggaaaaagaaggaaaagagggaaaagagggaaaagagggaaaagaggagaggagaggagaggagaggagaggagaggagaggagaggagaggagaggagaggagaggacaaAGGACAGGACAGGAGAATTACTGCAGTGAGTAAGGAACACTGAGGCTGCAAGAGAAGGTCTGACCTGATGCCCCCTCGTGTTTTTCAGATACGCTCCCACGTGCATTTTAGAGACCTCTGCCAGCGCACTGAAGCCAATGAATGCTGCCCGAGCTGGTCCCTGGGGAACTACATTGCTGTCCTGTACAACAGGTCTTCGTGTCTGGAGATAACCCAAGGGGACATCTCCCACACCCTGGCCCTGCTCCGTGCCTGTGCTCCAGACTACCACCGAGGTGTCCTCACTCCCTCCTGCATAGGCCCCGAAGCTGCCAGACAGAAACACTCTCAGTGTGCCCAAGTCCCAGAAAAATGTACCCGCTTCAACGCCATCTACCAGCTGCTTCACTTCCTGGTTGACAGGGACTTTCTCAGTCCCCAGACAATGGAGTACCAAGTGCCCTCTCTCAAATACagcctgcttttcctgcctacAAGAAAAGGTGCATCTATGATGGGGATCTACTTAGACAACCTTGAAACCTGGGATCTGTTTGATAACTACACATCTATCACTGGAATGGACCTGGGCCTTAAACAGAAACTATTCCAGCACTACCTTTTACTCGATACTAAGTATCCAGTCCTGGCAATATTAGCTATTTTTCtaagcatttctttttatttacgCTCAGTGTTTATTACCCTGATGGTCTTGCTTGCTGTTGTCAGTTCTTTGATGATCTCCTACTTCTTGTACAAGGTGGCCTTCAGATTCACCTATTTCCCTTTTGTAAACCTGACAGCAGTCATCATTCTCAGCAGCATTTGTGCCAACCACACTTTTGTCTTCTTCGACCTGTGGAACCTGAGCAAGAGCCAGAACCCTTCTGCTGGGCTTGCTCAGTGGGTGAGTCAAACCATGCACCATTTTGCCTATCTCATGCTGGCCTCGTGCTTCACAACCGGTGCTGCCTTCTACGCCAGCTACATCAGCAACATCACAGCCATCCGCTGCTTCGCTGTCTACATGGGCACCTCGGTGCTGGTGAACCTGGTTTTCATGATGACCTGGCTGCCCTCTTCGGCCGTGCTCTACGAGCGCTACATCACAACAACCTGCGTTTACAAGCCAGAAGCCTACTGGAACAACAGCAGCCACAAGAGAGTGGCTCTCTCAGTCCATTACATCCTCCGGGCTCTTCAGAACACACTGTCTGAAACCTCCAAGCTGCTCTTTGAAAAGCTTCTGCCTTGTGGGGTCATCAAGTTTCGGTACATCTGGATCTGCTGGTTTGCTGCCTTAGCCATAGGAGGTGCCTACATTTCCTGTTCCAATCCCAGACTCAAACTCCCGAATCTGGAGACATCGTCCGTCCAAGTGTTCAGGCTGAGCCATCCCTTTGAGAGGTATGATTCCGAGTACTGCCACCAGTTCATGTTTGAGAGGCTGGAGCACGGAGAAGGGCAGCGTATGCCTGTCACCATAGTCTGGGGCATTCTGCCTGTGGATAATGGGGACCATTTCAATCCAAAAAGCAACGGCACCCTAGTGACAGACACCACCTTCACCATCCAAAACCCTGATGCCCAGAAGTGGCTCCTCGAATTCTGCCAAAAAGTGAAGAACAAAACTTTCTATTACCCTGATGCAGAACAGAAATCTACTGTGTGCTTCATGGAGGAGTTCCTCAGGTGGATGAACAGTCGCCAGTGCTCCCAGCGAGACCATAGCTTCAACCTTTGCTGTAACCAGTTCTCCTTCCCTTACAGAAGCGAAGTCTTCCTGCACTGCATCAAAATGATGCTCCTGGaagagggcagggaaggggcagaaaCATATGATATGGGCCTCAGGTTTGATGGGGAGGGAAATGTTGCTGCCTTGGTGCTGCAGTTTCAAACTATCTATCACTATACTTTCAACTACAGCAGAGCCAAACAATTCTATGAGGAAATCAGCCTCTGGATaacagaggaaatgaaaactgcCCCTGTGGGGCTTCAGAATGGATGGTTTACGAGTAAACTAGAGCTGTACAACCTCCAGCACAGTCTCAGCACAGAAACCATGGTGGTCATGGGGCTCTCCATAGCCATTTCCTTCGTGGTGCTGCTGCTTACGACCTGGAATGTTCTCCTTAGCGTTTTCTCTGTTACTGCCATTGCAGGCACCGTCCTGGTAACCACTGGCCTCTTGGTCCTCTTGGAGTGGCAGCTCAATGCAGTGGAGTCTCTC
The DNA window shown above is from Camarhynchus parvulus chromosome 5, STF_HiC, whole genome shotgun sequence and carries:
- the DISP2 gene encoding LOW QUALITY PROTEIN: protein dispatched homolog 2 (The sequence of the model RefSeq protein was modified relative to this genomic sequence to represent the inferred CDS: deleted 2 bases in 1 codon; substituted 2 bases at 2 genomic stop codons), producing the protein MDVFMNSIIQFSPXADSWXRIQWVRFDICVMWEVYEHLQFLGCNSPVQPFNLPFYLSLHFSHREKQNAGPCQTCLAMPEIGNAELSYSGTSWEKICPVHHCPIPASPGLGEDNLPSSSHTLGPVSTQSNGQVPASSQDSQQHHPYYPCNQEESRGSYGLPSLPGHGERPVLCSHLSSGDLVPASHPEASETPWKQWSPGQRRPVQHHVVTVRHDKAFRMPKSYSQLIAEWPLAVLVLCSVAAAICTVAGLLVGNLPDFSEPLMGFEPRDTDIGRKLIVWRNIESHTGYKKTLSLSPYAKKKSYDDLGIGRGQKAAHREQAARTRRMVETSYGADGFFCGPPEKSYSQLVFMSTTAGSLWNLQAIQSMCQMEQDKIRSHVHFRDLCQRTEANECCPSWSLGNYIAVLYNRSSCLEITQGDISHTLALLRACAPDYHRGVLTPSCIGPEAARQKHSQCAQVPEKCTRFNAIYQLLHFLVDRDFLSPQTMEYQVPSLKYSLLFLPTRKGASMMGIYLDNLETWDLFDNYTSITGMDLGLKQKLFQHYLLLDTKYPVLAILAIFLSISFYLRSVFITLMVLLAVVSSLMISYFLYKVAFRFTYFPFVNLTAVIILSSICANHTFVFFDLWNLSKSQNPSAGLAQWVSQTMHHFAYLMLASCFTTGAAFYASYISNITAIRCFAVYMGTSVLVNLVFMMTWLPSSAVLYERYITTTCVYKPEAYWNNSSHKRVALSVHYILRALQNTLSETSKLLFEKLLPCGVIKFRYIWICWFAALAIGGAYISCSNPRLKLPNLETSSVQVFRLSHPFERYDSEYCHQFMFERLEHGEGQRMPVTIVWGILPVDNGDHFNPKSNGTLVTDTTFTIQNPDAQKWLLEFCQKVKNKTFYYPDAEQKSTVCFMEEFLRWMNSRQCSQRDHSFNLCCNQFSFPYRSEVFLHCIKMMLLEEGREGAETYDMGLRFDGEGNVAALVLQFQTIYHYTFNYSRAKQFYEEISLWITEEMKTAPVGLQNGWFTSKLELYNLQHSLSTETMVVMGLSIAISFVVLLLTTWNVLLSVFSVTAIAGTVLVTTGLLVLLEWQLNAVESLFISAAVGLSVDFTVNYCISYHLCPHSDRLSRVAFSLKQMSCATAMAASALFSAGVIMLPATVLAYRKLGIFIMMINCISCGFASLFFQSLCCFFGPEKNCGQILWPCAHTMKDYSDDSGPNGNFACGGSEKQNRLRKVQESNTANEQYELQPLSRKLSDSFDNSTSTSKLSNRPSVLSEDIQVEDNRCPRVGTHPSLERERQSLQDTLGDQQVSLCQCPALQTSSPYKHSTSETEIHRERLCRDCRCQKYGLKAWDRSGLDHIQPAGMKEEGQLNKSQCSSDIAQQQSDYTSDHSPLPAADIYKIHRCLCSLGSSFDMLNISSETSISDFEQGLKLAESASSCPDALELSDSYSNAERGYLNGKRDTLRLDLRETVFDVSPAASQQNSSSWKNRFGLGNEGPVVLPNSQPDMPDVWIKRSSAQSSGYNS